In Tessaracoccus flavus, the following are encoded in one genomic region:
- a CDS encoding dicarboxylate/amino acid:cation symporter, whose protein sequence is MSTSLSERRSERAVEPRKPFYTGLGFQIIVGLIAGLILGLVALSLGPTADGERNWLTTTLSEVGSAYVKLLMLLVVPLVVTAVISSISRLTQVANAARLAVQTLLWFAITALASVIVGILVGVFSAPWLTAGVSGDAAAEPSRVGSWTAFILGIIPSNFLGLGVNASASGEGAVTASPSFSVLQILFVSILFGIAAVKVGDKAAPFIGFMESALSVIQKVLWWIIRLAPIGTAALIGRAVATYGWSSLASLGAFVVALYVGLAIVWLVVYPTILKLNGLGVRQFYRNAWPAITLGFFTRSSMGTMPVTEQVIERNLGVERGYASFVAPLGATTKMDGCASVFPAIAAIFVANFYGIDLNVTHYLLIAFVAVLGSAATAGTTGATVMLTLTLSTLGLPLEGVGLLLAVEPIIDMGRTALNVTGQALVPTIVGKREKVLDRGIYDAKPVFSA, encoded by the coding sequence ATGTCCACGTCCCTGTCGGAACGCCGCTCAGAGCGTGCGGTCGAACCCCGCAAGCCCTTCTACACCGGCCTCGGCTTCCAGATCATCGTCGGCCTCATCGCCGGCCTCATCCTCGGCCTCGTCGCTCTGAGCCTCGGGCCCACGGCCGACGGCGAGCGCAACTGGCTCACCACCACTCTCAGCGAGGTGGGCAGCGCCTACGTGAAGCTCCTCATGCTGCTCGTGGTGCCGCTGGTGGTCACCGCCGTCATCTCCTCCATCTCACGCCTCACCCAGGTGGCCAACGCGGCACGCCTTGCCGTCCAGACTCTCCTCTGGTTCGCGATCACGGCCCTGGCGAGCGTCATCGTCGGCATTCTGGTCGGGGTCTTCTCCGCTCCGTGGCTGACCGCCGGCGTGTCCGGTGATGCCGCAGCCGAGCCCAGCCGCGTCGGCTCCTGGACGGCTTTCATCCTCGGCATCATCCCGAGCAACTTCCTGGGCCTCGGCGTGAACGCCTCGGCCAGCGGCGAGGGTGCGGTCACCGCCTCGCCTAGCTTCTCGGTGCTCCAGATCCTGTTCGTCTCCATCCTCTTCGGCATCGCCGCGGTGAAGGTGGGCGACAAGGCCGCCCCGTTCATCGGCTTCATGGAGTCCGCGCTCAGCGTCATCCAGAAGGTGCTCTGGTGGATCATCCGCCTCGCCCCTATCGGCACCGCCGCCCTCATCGGCCGCGCCGTGGCCACCTACGGCTGGTCGTCGCTGGCGTCACTAGGGGCCTTCGTCGTCGCGCTCTACGTCGGGCTGGCGATCGTCTGGCTCGTGGTCTACCCGACGATCCTGAAGCTGAACGGTCTCGGGGTCAGGCAGTTCTACCGCAACGCCTGGCCCGCCATCACGCTCGGCTTCTTCACCCGCTCATCGATGGGGACCATGCCCGTCACCGAGCAGGTGATCGAGCGCAACCTCGGCGTGGAGCGCGGCTACGCGAGCTTCGTGGCGCCGCTCGGTGCCACGACGAAGATGGACGGCTGCGCGTCGGTCTTCCCCGCCATCGCCGCCATCTTCGTGGCGAACTTCTACGGTATCGATCTCAACGTGACGCACTACCTGCTCATCGCGTTCGTCGCGGTTCTCGGCTCGGCCGCGACGGCCGGCACCACCGGCGCGACCGTCATGCTCACGCTCACGCTATCCACTCTGGGGCTCCCCCTCGAGGGTGTCGGACTCCTGCTGGCGGTCGAGCCCATCATCGACATGGGTCGCA
- a CDS encoding RDD family protein, which yields MTDTPLSPGESIGLPAVGPGSLASWRSRVAAMIGDWAASMIVATLIFGSEVLVGNDWRSFMILTVYFVEASVLTALTGASFGQLIARIGIIRLDGQPLGWWRPVVRTALKCLVIPAIVIGAERRGLNDLLLGTVVVNRRPAA from the coding sequence GTGACCGACACCCCCCTCAGCCCCGGCGAGTCCATCGGTCTCCCGGCGGTCGGACCAGGCTCACTGGCGTCCTGGCGGTCGCGGGTCGCGGCCATGATCGGGGATTGGGCGGCGAGCATGATCGTCGCCACGCTCATCTTCGGCAGCGAGGTGCTGGTCGGCAACGACTGGCGCTCCTTCATGATCCTCACGGTCTACTTCGTCGAGGCCAGCGTGCTCACGGCGTTGACAGGCGCCTCCTTCGGTCAGCTCATCGCCCGCATCGGAATCATCCGACTGGACGGCCAGCCTCTTGGATGGTGGCGTCCAGTGGTCCGCACCGCACTGAAGTGTCTCGTGATTCCGGCGATTGTGATCGGAGCCGAGAGGCGAGGTCTGAACGACCTTCTCCTCGGCACCGTGGTCGTCAACAGGCGCCCCGCCGCGTGA
- a CDS encoding ABC-F family ATP-binding cassette domain-containing protein: MANLVNLESVTHGFGTRILLDDVSLGLGAGEVIGVVGRNGDGKTTLLRILTARLTPDAGRVTISNTASIGVLTQETIGDDHQSIRDWIVDGEPDHVWAADSDKRTVVESLLADLELDRRLDTLSGGERRRVGLAAVLLGHHDLIVLDEPTNHLDVEAIAFLASYLQGRVKAGLAMLVVSHDRWFLDAVCTRIWEVHDGVVDAYDGGYAAYVLARVERQRQASANEARRKNLARKELAWLRRGAPARTSKPKFRIDAANQLIAGEPEPRDKIALQAFAVTRLGKDVYDLINVDYAIADRVLLDKLTWSIGPGDRIGLVGVNGAGKTTLLDLLADEREPHAGKIKRGKTIRLAYLSQTVGELDDEDRVLASVKRLKEETKLATGRDASASSLLEEFGFTGDKLVARIGDLSGGERRRLQFLRLLLTEPNVLILDEPTNDLDIDTLTVIEDYLDSWPGTLIVVSHDRYFLERITDATYALLGDGSCVMLPGGVDEYLDRRARAKSAPPAPATAPAGKSDAAAERQRKKDLTRIESQLDKVTGQIDQLHEAMTAHASDFEKLAELGAELRTAEARRDELEEAWLETAEP, encoded by the coding sequence GTGGCGAACCTCGTCAACCTCGAGTCCGTCACGCACGGATTCGGCACCCGGATTCTGCTCGATGACGTGTCCCTCGGGCTGGGCGCCGGAGAGGTGATCGGCGTCGTCGGCCGCAACGGCGACGGCAAGACGACCCTGCTGCGCATCCTCACCGCCAGGCTCACGCCGGACGCGGGGCGCGTGACGATCTCCAACACCGCCTCCATCGGCGTCCTCACGCAGGAGACGATCGGAGACGATCACCAGAGCATCCGCGACTGGATCGTCGACGGCGAACCCGACCACGTGTGGGCCGCGGATTCCGACAAGCGCACGGTGGTCGAGTCGCTGCTGGCCGATCTGGAGCTGGACCGACGCCTGGACACCCTGTCCGGCGGCGAGCGCCGCCGCGTCGGGCTGGCAGCCGTCCTCCTCGGCCACCACGACCTCATCGTCCTCGACGAACCCACCAACCACCTCGACGTCGAGGCCATCGCCTTCCTGGCGAGCTACCTCCAGGGCCGGGTGAAGGCCGGGCTGGCGATGCTCGTGGTCAGCCACGACCGCTGGTTCCTCGACGCCGTGTGCACCCGCATCTGGGAGGTGCACGACGGGGTCGTCGACGCCTACGACGGCGGGTACGCCGCCTACGTGCTGGCACGCGTCGAGCGCCAGCGCCAGGCGTCGGCCAACGAGGCGCGGCGCAAGAACCTGGCGCGCAAGGAGCTGGCGTGGCTCCGTCGCGGAGCGCCGGCCCGGACGTCGAAGCCGAAGTTCCGCATCGACGCCGCCAACCAGCTGATCGCCGGCGAACCTGAGCCGCGCGACAAGATCGCGTTGCAGGCCTTCGCCGTGACCAGGCTCGGCAAGGACGTCTACGACCTCATCAACGTCGACTACGCCATCGCCGACCGCGTGCTGCTCGACAAGCTGACCTGGTCGATCGGGCCCGGCGACCGGATCGGGCTCGTCGGTGTCAACGGCGCGGGCAAGACGACCTTGCTTGACCTTCTGGCCGACGAACGCGAACCCCACGCGGGAAAGATCAAGCGGGGCAAGACGATCCGTCTGGCCTACCTCTCCCAGACCGTCGGAGAGCTGGACGATGAGGATCGCGTGCTGGCCTCCGTCAAGAGGCTCAAGGAGGAGACGAAGCTCGCCACCGGCCGCGACGCGTCCGCGTCATCGCTGCTCGAGGAATTCGGCTTCACCGGAGACAAGCTGGTCGCACGCATCGGCGACCTCAGCGGCGGGGAGCGTCGCCGGCTGCAGTTTCTCCGGCTCCTGCTCACCGAACCGAATGTGCTGATCCTCGACGAGCCCACGAACGACCTCGACATCGACACCCTCACCGTTATCGAGGATTACCTCGACAGCTGGCCAGGCACGCTCATCGTCGTGAGCCACGACCGCTACTTCCTCGAGCGCATCACTGACGCCACCTACGCTCTGCTGGGCGACGGTTCCTGCGTCATGCTGCCGGGCGGCGTGGACGAGTACCTCGACCGACGAGCCCGCGCCAAGTCGGCACCCCCCGCTCCCGCGACGGCCCCTGCCGGCAAATCGGACGCCGCCGCGGAACGCCAGCGGAAGAAGGACCTGACGCGGATCGAGAGCCAGCTCGACAAGGTCACGGGTCAGATCGATCAGCTGCACGAGGCGATGACCGCCCACGCCAGCGATTTCGAGAAGCTCGCGGAGCTGGGCGCCGAGCTCCGCACGGCCGAGGCACGCCGGGACGAGTTGGAAGAGGCCTGGTTGGAGACGGCCGAGCCCTGA
- a CDS encoding DUF4191 domain-containing protein: MASERAKELAAKQKAELKAMKEAKKNSTNPADWGRWRQLTETYKVTAQYDKQLPWFMIGSFVLVFALLLVVGFLLDSPLIWGILGVSAGLLAAMGIFAIRARKAIYRRYEGQAGSAEVALQMLPKKWVSTPVITATRHMDAVHRTIGPGGLVLIGEGDPGRLRPLLASEKRKHEQVAYGVEVKTIQMGKGAGQVPLDKLADHIKKLPKSLTPAKIVEVNQRLRALDAMRPKAPIPKGVINTKGARSAMRGR, from the coding sequence ATGGCCAGCGAAAGAGCCAAGGAGCTAGCAGCCAAGCAGAAGGCCGAGCTCAAGGCGATGAAGGAAGCCAAGAAGAACTCGACCAACCCCGCAGACTGGGGCCGTTGGCGCCAGCTGACGGAGACCTACAAGGTCACGGCGCAGTACGACAAGCAGCTGCCCTGGTTCATGATCGGATCCTTCGTCCTGGTCTTCGCCCTCCTGCTCGTCGTCGGTTTCCTCCTGGACTCCCCGCTCATCTGGGGCATCCTCGGGGTCTCTGCCGGCCTGCTGGCTGCGATGGGCATCTTCGCGATCCGCGCCCGCAAGGCCATTTACCGGCGCTACGAAGGGCAGGCGGGTTCCGCGGAGGTGGCGCTGCAGATGCTGCCGAAGAAGTGGGTCTCGACTCCGGTCATCACGGCCACCCGCCACATGGACGCCGTCCACCGCACGATCGGCCCCGGCGGCCTCGTGCTCATCGGCGAGGGCGACCCCGGCCGTCTCCGCCCCCTGCTGGCCAGCGAGAAGCGCAAGCACGAGCAGGTGGCCTACGGGGTCGAGGTAAAGACCATCCAGATGGGCAAGGGCGCCGGCCAGGTTCCCCTGGACAAACTCGCCGACCACATCAAGAAGCTGCCGAAGTCACTCACGCCGGCGAAGATCGTCGAGGTCAACCAGCGCCTCCGGGCCCTCGACGCGATGCGACCCAAGGCGCCGATCCCCAAGGGCGTCATCAACACGAAGGGCGCCCGCTCCGCCATGCGGGGCCGCTGA
- the lipA gene encoding lipoyl synthase, with the protein MTAVKPDGRRLLRVEAKNAETPIERKPAWIKTTAKMGPNYSDLQTIVREGDLHTVCQEAGCPNIYECWEDRESTFLIGGDQCTRRCDFCQIESAKPEGYDPSEPLRVAASVKKMGLRYATVTGVCRDDLADEGAWLYAETIRQIHAVNPGVGVEMLAPDFSGKPELLGQLFDARPEVFAHNVETVPRIFKRIRPGFRYERSLEVLTMSRSAGLVTKSNLILGMGETRDEISQTLRDLHDAGTELITITQYLRPNATLHPIERWVTPEEFDELADEAREIGYSGVLSGPLVRSSYRAGRLYRTAMDARNTMQR; encoded by the coding sequence GTGACCGCAGTTAAGCCAGATGGACGCCGCCTGCTGCGGGTCGAGGCGAAGAACGCCGAGACCCCGATCGAACGCAAGCCCGCGTGGATCAAGACCACAGCGAAGATGGGGCCGAACTACTCGGACCTCCAGACGATCGTGCGCGAGGGTGACCTGCACACCGTCTGCCAGGAGGCGGGCTGCCCCAACATCTACGAGTGCTGGGAAGACCGGGAATCGACGTTCCTCATCGGCGGCGATCAGTGCACACGCCGCTGCGACTTCTGCCAGATCGAGTCAGCCAAGCCCGAAGGCTACGACCCGTCCGAACCGTTGCGAGTCGCCGCCTCCGTCAAGAAGATGGGGCTGCGCTACGCCACGGTGACCGGCGTCTGCCGCGACGACCTCGCCGACGAGGGCGCCTGGCTCTACGCGGAGACCATCCGGCAGATCCACGCGGTCAACCCCGGCGTGGGGGTGGAGATGCTCGCGCCGGATTTCTCCGGCAAACCTGAGCTGCTCGGGCAACTGTTCGACGCACGACCGGAGGTCTTCGCGCACAACGTCGAGACGGTGCCGCGGATCTTCAAGCGGATCCGCCCCGGGTTCCGCTACGAGCGGTCGCTGGAGGTCCTGACGATGTCGCGCTCGGCCGGGCTGGTGACCAAATCCAACCTCATCCTCGGGATGGGCGAGACCCGCGACGAGATCAGCCAGACCCTCCGAGATCTCCACGACGCCGGCACCGAACTCATCACCATCACCCAGTACCTGCGGCCCAACGCCACCCTCCATCCCATCGAGCGTTGGGTGACACCGGAGGAGTTCGACGAGCTGGCGGATGAAGCCCGCGAGATCGGATATTCTGGCGTGCTGTCCGGGCCGCTGGTCCGCTCGTCCTATCGGGCCGGTCGCCTGTACCGCACCGCGATGGACGCCCGTAACACGATGCAGAGGTAG
- the lipB gene encoding lipoyl(octanoyl) transferase LipB: protein MLTFEYLTASGPLDYYQVWDHQRAVHATVADATRPGHVILVEHAPVYTAGRRTKLSDYPKDGTPVVPVDRGGEITYHGPGQLVGYPIVPLRDGVGVVDYVRALEGAVIDLLEGYGLSAGRVPGRTGVWLPAEGERPERKICAIGVRVARRTTMHGFALNVLSSAERFCNIVPCGIADAGVTSLVEELAWPWSVSAVAEALEPHLRRALEMVSSGGVSSS from the coding sequence ATGCTGACGTTCGAGTACCTCACCGCATCCGGTCCCCTCGACTACTACCAGGTGTGGGATCACCAGCGCGCCGTGCACGCGACCGTCGCCGACGCAACGCGCCCCGGCCATGTCATCCTCGTCGAGCACGCCCCCGTCTACACCGCGGGGCGCCGGACGAAGCTGAGCGACTACCCGAAGGACGGCACCCCCGTGGTGCCCGTCGACCGCGGCGGCGAGATCACCTACCACGGCCCCGGGCAACTGGTCGGGTACCCGATCGTGCCGCTCCGCGACGGCGTCGGAGTGGTGGACTACGTGCGGGCCCTGGAGGGTGCCGTGATTGATCTGCTCGAGGGCTACGGGCTATCGGCCGGGCGGGTTCCGGGCCGCACCGGGGTATGGCTACCCGCCGAGGGCGAGCGCCCCGAGCGGAAGATCTGCGCCATCGGGGTGCGCGTGGCCAGGCGCACCACCATGCACGGCTTCGCCCTCAACGTCCTCAGCAGCGCCGAGCGGTTCTGCAACATCGTGCCGTGCGGCATCGCCGACGCCGGGGTGACGTCGCTCGTCGAGGAACTCGCGTGGCCGTGGTCGGTCTCAGCGGTGGCGGAGGCCCTCGAACCCCATCTGCGCCGCGCCCTCGAGATGGTGAGCAGCGGCGGTGTCTCGTCCAGCTGA
- a CDS encoding DUF554 domain-containing protein, which produces MFIGIGTVVNVATVVVGALLGLALGNRIPDRTKETITSVLGLFTVVIGGMSVVSMTSADLTGAVGSFAMIIVLASLLVGALVGSWLQVEYRLEQGATWLRGRFTASGDAARFVDGLVTSTLVFCVGPLAILGSLSDGLGRGAEQLLVKSVLDGFAAMAFASTLGWGVLASAGTVALIQGSLTALGYFAGDVLTVAQVDALTATGGVILLGLALRLLDLKQVPVGDLLPALLLAPPLVSVAAAVL; this is translated from the coding sequence GTGTTCATCGGAATCGGGACGGTCGTCAACGTCGCCACCGTGGTCGTCGGGGCCCTCCTGGGGCTGGCTCTCGGCAACCGCATTCCGGACCGCACCAAGGAGACCATCACCTCCGTGCTCGGGCTGTTCACCGTCGTGATCGGCGGGATGTCGGTGGTGTCGATGACCAGCGCCGACCTGACCGGAGCCGTCGGGTCGTTCGCGATGATCATCGTGCTCGCGTCCCTCCTCGTGGGGGCGCTTGTCGGTTCGTGGCTGCAGGTCGAGTACCGGCTCGAGCAGGGTGCAACATGGTTGCGTGGCCGGTTCACCGCCTCCGGAGACGCGGCACGCTTCGTGGACGGCCTGGTGACGTCGACGCTGGTGTTCTGCGTCGGCCCCCTGGCTATTCTCGGCTCGCTCTCCGACGGGCTCGGCCGTGGTGCCGAGCAGCTGCTGGTCAAGTCCGTGCTCGACGGTTTCGCTGCGATGGCTTTCGCCTCGACCCTCGGCTGGGGGGTGCTCGCGTCGGCCGGGACGGTCGCCCTCATCCAGGGGTCGCTGACCGCGCTCGGATACTTCGCCGGGGACGTGCTGACCGTCGCGCAGGTCGACGCGCTCACCGCGACGGGGGGCGTGATCCTGCTGGGTCTCGCGCTCCGCCTGCTCGATCTCAAGCAGGTGCCCGTGGGAGATCTACTGCCGGCCCTCCTGCTGGCGCCGCCGCTGGTCTCGGTCGCGGCGGCGGTGCTGTGA
- the sucB gene encoding 2-oxoglutarate dehydrogenase, E2 component, dihydrolipoamide succinyltransferase → MSTEVTLPALGESVTEGTISRWLKAVGDTVEADEPLLEVSTDKVDTEIPSPVAGTLLEIKFEEDDVAEVGAVLAIIGDADDAPSDDEPAAAPVAEEAAPDDADDAAEEEPVEVATPEEEPEPEQAHDKPTAAASSSGVEVTLPALGESVTEGTISRWLKEIGDTVEADEPLLEVSTDKVDTEIPSPAAGTLLEIRFKEDDVAEVGAVLAVIGDASAEPEPKEETDPTPAQPEPKEEPKEEPKPKPKEEPKPEPKEEPKPEPKEEAKVEHSPAVEAAVARRAAESSGDGTYVTPLVRKMAKEHGVDLSSVKGTGVGGRIRKQDVLDAAEAAKQAPAEEKKPAAAPAKDEPKKAAAEGSEQVRGTTEKLSRLRKTIASRMVESLQVSAQLTATVEVDVTAISHIRNQVKDDFKKREGASLSYLPFITMAAVEALKAFPIVNATIDTEAGTVTYADGEHVGIAVDTEKGLLVPVIKDAGTLNLTGLAKKIADLAARTRSSKVAPDELSGGTFTITNYGSAGTLFDTPIINQPQVAILGTGALAKRPVVVEDRFGNESIAIRHMMYLSMSYDHRLIDGAMAARFLSAVKERLEDGDFGGELGL, encoded by the coding sequence ATGTCAACCGAAGTCACCCTCCCGGCACTGGGCGAGTCCGTCACAGAAGGCACCATCTCACGCTGGTTGAAGGCCGTCGGAGACACCGTCGAGGCCGACGAGCCGCTGCTCGAAGTCTCCACCGACAAGGTCGACACCGAAATCCCGAGCCCTGTGGCAGGGACGCTCCTGGAGATCAAGTTCGAGGAAGACGACGTCGCCGAGGTGGGCGCCGTGTTGGCGATCATCGGCGATGCTGACGACGCCCCGTCCGACGACGAGCCTGCGGCCGCGCCCGTTGCCGAGGAGGCAGCCCCCGACGACGCCGACGATGCGGCCGAGGAGGAGCCCGTCGAGGTCGCCACACCCGAGGAAGAGCCCGAGCCCGAGCAGGCCCATGACAAGCCGACGGCGGCCGCATCGTCGTCCGGCGTCGAGGTCACGCTCCCCGCGCTCGGTGAGTCGGTGACAGAAGGGACCATCTCGCGCTGGCTGAAGGAGATCGGCGACACCGTCGAGGCCGACGAGCCGCTGCTGGAGGTGTCCACCGACAAGGTCGACACCGAGATCCCCAGCCCCGCCGCCGGCACCCTCCTGGAGATCCGCTTCAAGGAAGACGATGTCGCCGAGGTGGGCGCCGTCCTCGCGGTCATCGGGGACGCCTCCGCCGAACCCGAGCCCAAGGAAGAGACCGACCCGACGCCGGCGCAGCCCGAGCCGAAGGAAGAGCCCAAGGAAGAGCCGAAGCCCAAGCCCAAGGAAGAGCCCAAGCCCGAGCCCAAGGAAGAGCCGAAGCCCGAGCCCAAGGAAGAGGCGAAGGTCGAGCACTCCCCCGCAGTCGAGGCCGCTGTGGCCAGGCGTGCCGCGGAGTCGTCGGGCGACGGTACTTACGTCACCCCGCTCGTGCGGAAGATGGCCAAGGAGCACGGCGTCGACCTGTCGTCCGTCAAGGGCACCGGCGTCGGCGGCCGCATCCGCAAGCAGGACGTCCTGGACGCGGCCGAGGCCGCCAAGCAGGCTCCCGCCGAGGAGAAGAAGCCCGCCGCCGCACCCGCCAAGGATGAGCCGAAGAAGGCCGCGGCCGAGGGCTCCGAGCAGGTGCGTGGCACCACGGAGAAGCTCTCGCGTCTGCGCAAGACGATCGCCAGCCGCATGGTCGAGTCGTTGCAGGTGTCGGCGCAGCTCACCGCGACCGTGGAGGTCGACGTGACGGCCATCAGCCACATCCGCAACCAGGTGAAGGACGACTTCAAGAAGCGCGAGGGCGCATCCCTGTCCTACCTCCCGTTCATCACGATGGCCGCGGTGGAGGCGCTCAAGGCGTTCCCCATCGTCAACGCCACCATCGACACGGAGGCGGGCACCGTCACCTACGCCGACGGCGAGCACGTCGGCATCGCGGTGGACACCGAGAAGGGTCTGCTGGTGCCCGTGATCAAGGACGCCGGCACGCTCAACCTCACCGGCCTCGCCAAGAAGATCGCCGACCTCGCCGCCCGCACGCGCAGCAGCAAGGTCGCCCCCGACGAGCTGTCCGGCGGTACCTTCACGATCACGAACTACGGTTCGGCCGGCACGCTGTTCGACACCCCCATCATCAACCAGCCGCAGGTGGCGATCCTCGGCACCGGGGCGCTCGCCAAGCGTCCCGTGGTGGTGGAGGACCGCTTCGGCAACGAGTCGATCGCGATCCGTCACATGATGTACCTGTCGATGAGCTACGACCACCGTCTCATCGACGGCGCCATGGCGGCACGGTTCCTGTCGGCAGTCAAGGAGCGCCTCGAAGACGGCGACTTCGGCGGCGAACTCGGCCTCTGA